gtccctcttcgactcacccaatgagaacatcaccgccaaatgcctcatggctaaagccaccaacaaggtaacccccaacatcaaaactaccatcattactaatccttctttgatggattgcattgatgaaagggaggggtctaatgaggaggaaaatgaatgagtcttttatgagtaagctcaagggtaaatccaagaagcactttgttgctctcttggaacaacttggtgaagccaatgacattatcaaggctcacgaagaaaccatctctaagatggacgggcatagtcgtgactatgccaaTGAAATATTGGATCTCTCTAATGCTCCtgaggaagagcgtggtcatcgtttggctcttgaggagtcacacaatgatgatcatgctaaattaaaaaaatatcttgatcatgctcttgttgtatctcgtgtgctcaattccgaaaaggccaaacttggggttgatcttgctagactcaaggaggagtttgatatacttgacaaggctcacaaggccttgaagggtactcatgctagccttaaagagtctcatgatcaactccaattGAAGCTAACTAAGAAGAAAGCCACATctcctcatatggttttaattgataatgcaaatgctactaacccatgttgtgagcatgtgcaccttgttgaggagaatgtaaagttgaaggagcaacttgagaaaggccttgtgtcgtgcatacaaggtgagaagaacctcaacgaccttttgagcaatcaaaaggaagttgtggccaaggagggaattgggttcgcacccaagcccaagaacaagaagaaaaataaaagtgccatcaagatttctctcaacccggtgcaacacttcaagatgaagcatattgagattcggtatcacttcatccgggatcatattaggcgaggggagatcgagctcaactatgtccacactcatgataaccttgcagatatcttcacgaagcccttggatgaagcaagatttcacgagtttaggcatgagctaaatatcattgattcgagcaatgtggcttgaacccttgcacaccacACCGTACTCATCTTgatatcttgtttaggtgtaggcatggacatagggggagtgttctctcaatgaactctccctccccccattatgcataaattgatcaactctttcacattagccatttttatggtacttgtgcttcaaagacgagttttggtcatgggcccaaggataattcttcgcggtgccataccaattgactcaaacataggtggcttcggccaccgccctctcctcTAGAGAGGTTTTGGTTTGTGTTTGTTCCTTGttgcctttttctttcttgttGAGCCGTGCTTGTGGTTGAGTTGCCtcgtgtgtgtgtgcatgtgcgtGTCTGGTCTCTTGAAGGCTGCTGTGCAAAGGCCGTGTTTCTCCTATTTGTCGAAATGTGCATTTTCTTGGGTTTACGGTACTATCGTGGCaagccacggtactaccgccggAGATAAGTACGGTACTACCGCTACCAGCACGACAGTAATTTTTTAGTGCCGCTGGAAGAGCGGTACTACCACCCTgcgtgcggtacttccgcccgggcggtactaccgcgatgacCAGTGATACTACCGCGCCGTCGCGAGCGGGTGGGGGTCAagagcgggcagggggagttccaactcccccatacccattcgacTCAGTTTCCCCACTTCGtctctctctcctgcccaagaCTGACGCCGGAggacctcgccggatctccgtctccggccgctctcctcgtattccgaccggtgggatcgatccccacctcgccctcttgccatggaacaaggtttctccccaaatccctctctctTTGCTTCGTAGTTTTGCTTCTAGGTTTTGGGGAGATGCttgttgttcttgagattttaggccaaatctttgCAAGAGAAGGATGTAGGAGAGCAGTAGTGCAGTAGAGATGCTATTTGGTATGTTGCCCCATGGTATTTTCAATCAACCGTAGTACTGTTCCAAAGTTGTGGATGTGCCTAGATCCGTTCTGTGTCGGATCTGAttccgagcggtactaccgcacctccCGTGCGGTATTACCGCTCTGGCCGTGTTTGCctcatgcggtactaccgctcctctggagcggtactacctctcGGGGCGTGGAAGTAAAATTTTACTTCCACTCTAGGAGCGGTACTACTGTGCCATcctggcgcggtactaccacgGCTAGAGCAGCAGTAAACTTTTACTTCTGCTTAGTGGTGAGGTGCTACCGTTGACTTCGAAACTACCGTGTGGCGACTACCCAATCTTATTTCTACGTGTTTCGCTTGTATTGgctgtggtctttgcattgatccttctcgtTTCTCTCGTGTGTTCTTGTGTTGtgtgtcataggtggtggctccAATGTCCGTCGCTCAAACCCAAGCCGCGACACGAGCTCCAAGCGTCTTCGCAATCAAGAAGCTtcagagggctccaatgccccaCAACGCCGCGTCAAGACCTCAGCTTCCAAGATCAAGGAGCCCACTATGAGCATGGATGAGATGCCTCTCTCCGAGTTCATTCATCGGAGGAGGATCAACCCCTATGTGCACCCTCGTGAGAATGTTCGAGGCAATGATCTTTTCTGGACCAAGCAACAGAATCTCATCTACCTCGATGTGATTAAGTCCAAGCAGAACATCTATGTTCAAGTTTAGTGGATTGACTTGAATCATATGAGGAATGACCGGGCATACTTTGGTGAGGCACTGGATGCAGTGGAGTAGTTTGGCATTGAAGATTTCATCTCGTTCCACAAGGACTTTGATCCCGAGATCGTGGCTCAATTCTTTGCCTCTGTCCACTTCCACACGGATGAGGCAAggaccatgacttggatgaccaatggGAAGAGGTTGACTGCTACATGGAAGGAGTTCATCGACATGCTGAACGTTCTTGATGAGGGCCTCTCTGTGCCCGTTGGTGCCCGCCCTCATGGCAACCCGGAGTCCGCAAACAAGAACAAGCTTCAGCCCTACTATGTGGAGAAGAAGTTGGCTAATAACAAGAAGTCGTGGGTGCTCAACTCCTACCTTGACGTCATGTaccggatcttccgcaacaccctctttccacgcattggtgacaaggacaaggtgcatgcttATCTCGTTGATATGATGCTTCTTTGTGAGAAGGCCCGTGTCCAAGTTCCTGGCATTTTTGATGTTTCTCACATCATGTGGTGTGAACTCCTGTTTGCGGTCCTCAATCGCAAAGTGCCTATCTATGGACCATACCTGCAGCTCTTGATCTCGCAGACTTGGGAGAAGCTCTTTCCTTAAGAAGAGTTTCTTGCTCCAAACTGGGTTCGTCATGAGCCCATCCGGCTGCGCCAGAAGAACAGGTGGGCCAATACCACTACCAGGGCTGAGGCTGAGGCTGCACAGAGGGAGGATGATGAGGCAGAGGCTGAGGAGGAGGTGGCCGCTGATCGTGCTGGGGGGTCCGCTCCTCCGTCTGCTGAGCCATCTTGGGCTAAGAAGCTCAAGGACAAGATGAAGACTCTTTTCTGCATGCAGGCTAAGGGACAATACATGACTCACATTGCTCAGAAGGAGAGTCGCCGACGCGACAAGAGGATCTTAAGGACTTTTGGCGAGCAGGTTTCGAGTGGGTCAGAGAAGGAAATCACTCCTGAGGCTGACTGGATGGCGAAGCAGGGCTACAAGTGGTCTGAGTCCGAGGAGGAGTCTATTCCCGCTGCCAACACCGATGAGGAGGTTGATGGATGATCACTGCAATGCGAGCTACCACCTGTGTCGTAGGTgccctctctgcctttttggtgtctcgatgccaaagggggagagagtgtaggatttgcgtgTTTGCGTGTTGAGTCTTGTTGCTTTCCTTTCGTTGAACCTTCGTGCTTTGGTTTGTGTTTGTGCTCGTGTGCTACCAGGAGACTACTATCATATGGGTGTGAGACATATGCACTCTAGCTTATCTTATTATCTAGTATGTTTAGTACTTTGTGAGCTCATGTTAAATTGTGCACGTATCTTCATGCTCACTTATCTGACCTTGCTTCTATGCTTAGTATCCTTTTTATTTTAGCAAGGTTTGCCACGTTtctaaaatatagggggagtggtgatcctagtatgtgtgccgtgcagtccaaagcatatCCACAgagtgcacacatctagggggagcccgtttATATTTTATAGATGTTGGGTTTGCTTATGATCATTGTATATCATTATGTGCAAATCctgtattgtcatcaatccaccaaaaagggggagattgtaagggcatatttctccctatgtggttttggtgattgatgacaatgcttttgcggactaatcatgtgcagtgagcatttcagatatatcatgtctaggcacaagatgattcgGTGCCCCTCGGAACATATCGAAGACGACatttctctacgtttcttttcggtggacttgagtcgtaggaaagccgtactattaacagggggtccgctttggaaaggttttgGTGGAATCATccttttgcaccacctttcctttgcCTCTTTGGAGCCACCACCGTTTATCCGTGTCTCTGCAAAATGAAGGACTCCTAGTGATTGTTGTGCTGTGGCATGCGGCAGTACTGCTCatgggagcagtagtaccgcagaggcccacggtagtaccggccagggacgcggtagtaccgcaggcccttgcgaTAGTACCGCTCCCCgagcgcggtagtaccgtggcctcgGGCCGGGCACAGCAGCATGAGCGGATGTAAATTTTTACATCCGCGCcatacgcggtagtaccgctccaagtttgcggtagtaccgtgtcggatttttgcacaGATCGAAACTCAGCGGGAGTAGCCACTGATGTAttttatatgtccgtgccttcccagcctagacaaaccctgccttgcggtagtaccgcaagggcgagcggtagtaccgctccggcggttctaccGCTCTCTGCTTCAACGCAACAGGGCTGGTCTAGCTCCTGCcgcgccagcggtagtaccgtagtgccccgcggtagtaccgtaggCCCTTATGGTAGTATCGCATgtctggtgcggtagtaccgctcgtcgcGGGCTGGGTAAGTGGATAAGGTTAGATTTGTCCTATCACTATATAAGgggagtcttcttctccgagttgactacctcttccatccctaagctccattgttgctctaaactccattttcgcccgatctctctccctagccaatcaaactttttgattttctagggattggttgagaaggccccgatctacacttccaccaagagaaatttgattccccccactaatcccttgcggatcttgttactcttgggtgtttgagcaccctatacggttgaggtcaccgcggagccatattccattgtggtgaagcttcgtggtgtcgttgggagcctctaattaagttgtggagattgccccaaccttgtttgtaaaggttcggtcgccgcctccaaggggcaccaatagtggaatcacggcatctcgcattgtgtgagggcgtgaggagaatacggtggccctagtggcttcttggggagcattgtgcctccacaccgctccaacggagacgtacttcccttcaaagggaaggaacttcggtaacacatcctcgtcttcactggctccactcttggttatctcgtacctttacttgtgcaagcttatattgtgttgcatcccttgcttgcttgcgtgcttattgttgttgcatcatataggtgctcatctagttgcatatctagacaacctactttgatgcaaagtttaaattggtaaagaaaagctaaaaattgttagttgcctattcaccccccctctagtcaactatatcgatcctttcaggaggcgaggccggcggcggcgtcgaggtcgagcTCGTCTTCCATGGCGGGTGTGGGGCAGGAGCGCGCGCGGGCGGGAGGGTTTTTGGAGGAAATGGGGGGAAATGGTGGTGGCTGCCACCGACCGGCGGGCCCGAGGAGAGGAGTAGGCGCGCGCGCACGTCTGTCTCGTGTTCGCGCCGACGCAAATGTGGCTCAAAATtgggccgggaatgggtcgcCATGCAGACGCCaagcggacgcgcgtccgtttgggtcggcgtgTTGGGCCGCCTTTTGTGTCCgtgccgacccaaacggacgccaGCGGACAAAATGagtcgccccattggagttgctctaagtgTCGTTGAAATGAGTGGATCTAGACGTGTTtaaagcatctccaatagatgatgtagaTGCAAAAGTAACAGATTTTTACATCACCGAAGGCACAAAAACGCGGCTTCAACAGATGATGTAGATGCAAAGAAATAATTACTCGAGATTTGCTCCTAATATAAAATAGGGCACCAAGTGATGGCAAATTTTGCATCACTTGGGCCGCTCAAGCAAAATGCGTGCAGCCCCAACTGCCACGCGAAACCTTCCCGACCCCATGGACGCCTCCTAAAACCTGGCGGCCACCAATGCTGCTCCGGCGCACCTCACCATGGCCGCCTCCACGGCGATGTACATTTTACATTATTTGTTGAAGTTGGAGGTTTTTTGGCGATATGAATTTTATATCATCCGTTGGAGTTGGAGGATTTTTGTGATGTAAAACCCCATTTTTTGATGATGTAAATTTTAATTGAAGCACTATTTGGTGATTTATTTCACATCATCTATTAAAGATGCTCTTACATATGCTCATTTCAGCGACAGTTAATTCCGAATGGAGGTGTACATACTTTGTGTTTCGTCAACTTTGTGAGTTATAATAAGGCATTTTTATTTGAGTTATTAATCTTACTATCAAGAGCTTGGATATTGGCATGAATGCTAATTCCTGGGAGTTAATGAAATTAAATGGAAttacttttttcttttcttttttgtccAGAAAAAGGACAAGTCTATCACATGTGAAGTAATGAAATAATGCCAAAACATATCAATCAAGATTCGAGTAGGACCCTTATGATGGTCCTAAGAAGGTTTTTCGTGACCACCAAGGCACCAACCCTAAACACGTACGGCACAAGTTTGCACTGTCAAAACGTTGCCCTCGTTTAGCAAATCAAGCATGGCAATTTCGCTTGCTCTCACAAGAGAAAACACAACGGAAATCATTCATTGATAAATATCCTTTTTTTCTGGCATCAATTGATAATTATCCTAGTACAATTAGAAATTATACTTTTTTTGGCAAGGCCCAAAGTTGAACTAACAATATAGCAAAAGCAGATATTGCAATAatctattttttaataatttcttTGCATGTAATCCTTTAAAAAATTGCATGCCATAGATGGTCATGTTCTTTCTTTGTAAAGATTCATATTTTTTAGGTGAAGATTCACATGTTTATGGCATAAAGTGCATCTTGCATCTTCTTTGCAATAATTTATGAGGAGCGCTACATGAATGATCTGAAAAGATCGATCACTCCGCCCGCCATCGGATGGAGCCCAAAATAGCCGTCTGATTGATCGCCATGTGAGTGTTAGCCTTTGTAATGCGGTCGTGTTGTTGCAACAGGAGCCTTGTTGCAAACACCTCCCAAACCATTATATTCCTTATGAAACAAGACCCGTGTTGTAGAAAAAAAACTGCGTTGCTGACAGAGCATCGCTAGCCTTTGCAACAAGGATAGTGTTGCGCTAGGGCCCTCTGCAATAAGAGGCTTGTTGCAATCACCCCAAAACATATCCTTCTGAAACACGACCTCTGTTGTAGAAACAAAATCCCCTTCGCCTAAGAAAACAGAGTTGGGGAGGTCTCCACCGACGGGGACCTGTGCCTTCGTCGTTGTCGTGGAGATCTACGTCGATCGTCACCACTGCAGGTCCAGCCGTTGACGCGGGTCGTATGCATCGGTCATCGCCGCTGCGGATCCAGCGGCCGCCGTAGGTCGGGGAGCTGTGTCGTAGACAATATGGATCCAACCacgaccgcctccctcgccctaGCCGCTCTGCAGCAGACCGACTGTTGCGCTTGAAAGGTTTGCAACAAGGATGGTGTTGCAAACCTCATtcaccttggggggggggggggggggggttgtgtGTGTTGCGGGTCGTCAGATCAGATTCTAATTGGACGGTTGGCCGAGTGAAAGCATTTCCGATAATTTATTCTTCTTCCCCCTCTGTAAATTATATATTTGATTCTCCTCCAAGAAATTCCCAAATGAAcacggcatggcatatgtggtgaGCAACCATATGAAACAACAAAAAGAAATTCCGAAATGAACATACATGACCGGATACCATCCTCCGTGTGCACCCCAATAATTGCTGTTCCACCACGCCAAAACACCATCTCGTCTCACCGACTGACCGCGTGGACCCACACATCATGTTCATTCCCCTCCAGAGCGAAACGCACCTGTCTCCCGATTGGTCGGACGCGCCGTGCCGTTACCCCCGAACCCACTTGTCAGTGAGGGGTCCCGCCCCTCACAGTCTGGAACGCGCCGCGTGCCACCGACGCGCGGGGCCGCCTGGCCCACACGTCGGTTCCGTGCACGCGGGTATAAACCCCACCGCTGCCGCTGCGGCGACGACTTCCTTCCCACCTCACCGCAAACCACCGCTTCGGTTTCTGCGACCACCACCTCCGCACCCCCGGCAAtcgcggcggcgagggagggagCGTGCTCGCCGTCGCGCCGCCGACGCGTAGCGCGGTGTGAATGAATGGTGCGGCCTCTCGTCTGGCGTTCTCGTGGATCTGAGCTCTTCCTGCTGGGGTGGTGAGGAGTCGACGGACGGGCGGACGGGAGGTTCCCGAAATGGCGATATCGGCCAAGGAGCGCAAGCTGAGCAGGCTTGGCAGTGGTAAGGCGGtaaacggaggaggaggcgggaGCCTCGGCGCGAGGGGTGGTCACCGGCCGCCGACGGCGGGGGGACGGCGGAGACTGTTCGCCGTGTTCTTCGCGTTCCTCTGCGCCGGCGCGGTCGTCTTCGGCGGGGTGCACGCCATTGGAGGTGAGCCGCTTCCCCTGCCCCTGGAATCTGGAGCCCACGTGGGCCAAATTGGTTTGGGTTTAGGTAGGATAgtggaattatttattttctcaGGGAAATCTCGTGGTGGGATCATTTCGAATGATTTTGGAAGAAAGACCACACAAAAAACTTTTTTTTACATGCGAAATTTTGTTTGGGTTCGATGTTCATCGTCTGGATGATGAAAAAATAGAAGTTGGACTCTTTCTCGCGAGGTTGCCGTTAGATCTGATTGGAGTCCTACCATTCACCGGAAAAATTGCAGTTCTTATCACTCGATTCTTGCCTCAATTATAGCAGCTTGCTGTTTCTGAATTGTAACTCTAGCCATCCAGTCAGTCACATGCTGCTGCCTTTTGACTGATTGATCCCAGAATAGAACACAAATGCAGCGTCCTTGTGATGCAGCGTCACATGAAGAATGACTGTTTTGTGCGTCCGAATTTAGGCACGCTAAATCCGTTTGGCTATTTCTTCATGTGATGTGCTAATTGATCTTGTGTTCTTGTGATGCAGCGTCCTTCCGGCCGGTGCTCTTGACGGCCTGGCCGTCCGCGACCCTTAACGCCCTCTCCTCGGAGCGCCGGGTGCAGCAAGCTGGAGGCAACGGTGCTGGCACCGTTTTAGCGTCTGTCCAAATCCGGCATGCTGTCGCTCTGCCGGACCATGTTCTCGTAATCCTCAGTGACGGATCATTGCTGCCAGCTCCCGGGCACTTCGAGTGCCTCTACTCCACTGCCAACTCAATGCAGCTGCGCCGTCGTCCCCTCTCAGTTGCTGCCTTGCCGGATGGACCCAGCCTCGTGCATTGCCCTGCCGGACCATCTGAGATGGCTGTGTCCCTGTCGCTGTCCCAGTCACCTCCGGTGACACCATTCCAATGGGATCAGCTCGTGTACACCGCACTTCTTGACAGCCGGGACAACTCCACCGTTGTGTTTGCCAAAGGGATGAACCTCCGTCCAGGCCGTCTCGGTGTGCCATCACGGTATGAGTGTGTCTTTGGCCGGGACCTGTCGAAGCCGAAGCTCGTTGTCACCTCCCCTGTGGTTTCTGCTGCGCAGGAGACATTCCGGTGTGTGACACCTGTCCGCATTCGCCGGTACCTCAGGATGACAGCTGATGGAAACATCAACAGAAACAGTGCTGGCAAGCCTATGCTGGTCTCCATCAGGACTAAGGGCCGGGGGAGCTCTACACTCCCCTCAATCGCGCAACCAGAGCCACTTCATAGGTATAACAGGCATCGGCATACAAGGCATCGGCAGCAGAAGGTACACTCGATGTGTGTGTGCACCATGCTGCGCAACCAAGCACGGTTCTTGCGGGAATGGGTCATGTACCACTCCCATATCGGAGTGCAACGGTGGTTCATCTATGACAACAACAGCGATGATGGCATCGAGGAAGTCCTTGGTTCCATGGATCCATCCGCATACAATGCGACACGCCACTTGTGGCCTTGGATGAAATCTCAGGAGGCTGGATTTGCACATTGTGCACTCAGGGCGCGGGAGAGCTGCGAGTGGGTGGGGTTCATCGACATCGATGAGTTCCTGCACTTCCCTGGGAACCAAACCCTACAAGATGTCCTCCGGAATTACTCAAGCAGGCCAAGGATTGGTGAACTCAGGACTGCGTGCCACAGCTTTGGTCCATCAGGTCGGACTAAGATTCCGAAAAAAGGCGTCACGACAGGCTACACCTGCCGGCTGGCTGCGCCGGAGCGGCACAAGTCAATTGTCAGGCCAGATGCACTGAATCCATCACTGATCAACGTGGTGCACCACTTCCATCTGAAGGAAGGGATGAAGTATGCGAATATTGGCCAGGGAGTGATGCTGATCAATCACTACAAATACCAAGTCTGGGAGGTGTTCAAAGAAAAGTTTGCTGGCCGCGTGGCGACCTATGTTGCCGATTGGCAGGACGAGGAGAATGTTGGATCCAGGGACAGGGCGCCAGGTCTAGGGACCAAACCGGTGGAACCGGAGGATTGGCCAAGTCGGTTCTGTGAAGTATATGACACTGGTTTGAAAGATTTTGTACACAAAGAATTCACAGATCCACAGACTGGAAGTCTTCCATGGTAGATGGGTAAGGACGGCATTTGATCCGCACAGCACACGGTAcatgatatggagagaaaaacaGATAACGAAAGAAGAAACACGAAATTAAGTTAGGTGGTAGAGTGGGTTTTGCACTTCGGTATATTTTTAGACCTTGTTGTTAGGTTTGCTGTCCTTAATTTAGAAGCATCATTTTTTTTTCACTGATCATACTATCTAAGAGAGAAATGATTCTTTTGTAGATACAGATAAGTAAACAGCTCACTGTCGAAAGAGAGAATGCATAGATTGAAGTGCTTGACTTTGTTTCCCTGTGTTTTCGTCTAATCCTACTGTGGCTGCGAGCAACTAAAATTATAGTGCTTAATTTGTTCGTCCCCAATCTGAAATCTGCGCAAATTCGTTATGGAGTTATGGGGAGTTGGGGACAAAGATGGTACACCTTGCTTGATGTAGTCTTGTAAGAATATTAGACTTTTCTGGGAGAAATGACCTATGCCGCCTGCTTTCTTTTACTTTCTATATACATGATGGCAACCTTACGCTTAGCATCTTTAGATGTAACCCGTAGTTGCTTTGGGAAAGTGCCATTCTCTGTCAAACCAGCTATTCTCTTGCACAAATAGAGAAATCAAATCTAACGCCACTGGATCCACATCAAGATCACTGTCATCACGAGCTTTTTTCCGGCAGATCACTCTCACAATCATTGCGTTCTTCTCCATCTTTCATTACTGAGGTTTCAGAGGTTTGGTTACTTGCTTACTTAACCAGTTAACCTTGCACACAGACAAGCACACTCTAGTCAAGACCTAGGCTTCTTTTCCTCTTTAAAATGTACTGCCTTCTTACTTTATCCATTTATCATCATTTAAAGTTTCTTGAAGGGATGGCCTTATCTACTCTCCAACGGTTCCAGTTGTGTATATTATTCTACCACTACCACTACCACTATCCCTATGTTTACAGGACAGGGTTCCTCATAGTTAAAAGTCAAAGCAAGGAATCAAACAGAGAAAACCCTTTTTTTTGTTTCCTAATCCCGACCCCCTAAACCAGCCAATTGTTGCCATATGTTAGTTTAGCTGTGCTAATCAAGGAGAGCTCTGGACAAACAACCCAAGAGCCGGCTGGCGAGTGTCGATTGGCTTGGTGCCTTCTGGGGATGCTGCCGTCTGGTGGTGCTGAGGATGAGTAAACTACACATTTTGAGCTGTGATTTGGCGTCTTGGTGCTGGTGCCCCGTCGGTTTACGATGCTACAACGTCTACatgtataataataataataatgacaATATTTTGGATGCAGCGCATGTATGTAGACATGTGAGCTGCCGTCCATGATGAGCTGAATACTGTTCCTAGGTGGCTGCTTGGATGGTTCTTGAATTTGGCAGCAGGTGCCTGGTTTCTGGCTGGAAGGGTATGCTGGCACCTTTGCTTGTCTCTCTGGCACAGCAAAGTTGTGCTTGCTGCAAGGAGGTGCTGTAGCCTGCCTGTTGCTGATGACACTGGGCAGAATGCAACGGTTCACATGGGGTT
This sequence is a window from Aegilops tauschii subsp. strangulata cultivar AL8/78 chromosome 7, Aet v6.0, whole genome shotgun sequence. Protein-coding genes within it:
- the LOC109760981 gene encoding glycosyltransferase family 92 protein Os08g0121900; protein product: MAISAKERKLSRLGSGKAVNGGGGGSLGARGGHRPPTAGGRRRLFAVFFAFLCAGAVVFGGVHAIGASFRPVLLTAWPSATLNALSSERRVQQAGGNGAGTVLASVQIRHAVALPDHVLVILSDGSLLPAPGHFECLYSTANSMQLRRRPLSVAALPDGPSLVHCPAGPSEMAVSLSLSQSPPVTPFQWDQLVYTALLDSRDNSTVVFAKGMNLRPGRLGVPSRYECVFGRDLSKPKLVVTSPVVSAAQETFRCVTPVRIRRYLRMTADGNINRNSAGKPMLVSIRTKGRGSSTLPSIAQPEPLHRYNRHRHTRHRQQKVHSMCVCTMLRNQARFLREWVMYHSHIGVQRWFIYDNNSDDGIEEVLGSMDPSAYNATRHLWPWMKSQEAGFAHCALRARESCEWVGFIDIDEFLHFPGNQTLQDVLRNYSSRPRIGELRTACHSFGPSGRTKIPKKGVTTGYTCRLAAPERHKSIVRPDALNPSLINVVHHFHLKEGMKYANIGQGVMLINHYKYQVWEVFKEKFAGRVATYVADWQDEENVGSRDRAPGLGTKPVEPEDWPSRFCEVYDTGLKDFVHKEFTDPQTGSLPW